From Microplitis mediator isolate UGA2020A chromosome 11, iyMicMedi2.1, whole genome shotgun sequence, one genomic window encodes:
- the LOC130677414 gene encoding paired box protein Pax-1 isoform X3 — translation MDPIVLENNNGIGQQQQQQQQYGEVNQLGGVFVNGRPLPNAVRLRIVELAQLGIRPCDISRQLRVSHGCVSKILARYHETGSILPGAIGGSKPRVTTPKVVQYIKQLKLKDPGIFAWEIRDRLLSDGVCDKYNVPSVSSISRILRNKVGANSSALHHHPHHPAHHHHHHHIYAAAAAAGAALCPVPYPPSPYHQPPSAVTHHHHHHHHQSERLGKNLTFSINKILKQDLVTFHDSNHQNS, via the exons aaaacaacAATGGTATCGGacagcagcaacagcaacaacagcaaTATGGTGAAGTAAATCAGCTTGGCGGTGTATTCGTTAACGGCAGACCTTTACCGAATGCTGTGAGACTTAGGATCGTTGAATTGGCACAGCTCGGAATCCGACCCTGTGACATTTCTCGTCAATTGCGCGTTAGTCACGGATGCGTTAGTAAAATTCTAGCTCGTTACCATGAAACAGGAAGTATTTTACCCGGTGCGATCGGTGGGAGTAAGCCCCGTGTAACGACACCAAAAGTTGTTCAAtacataaaacaattaaagttaAAAGATCCCGGAATATTTGCTTGGGAAATAAGAGATCGGCTACTTTCCGATGGTGTTTGTGATAAATACAACGTACCGTCGGTTTCAAGTATCTCAAGAATATTAAGGAATAAAGTAGGAGCTAATTCAAGTGCTCTTCACCATCATCCTCATCATCCGGctcatcatcaccatcatcacCACATATATGCCGCGGCTGCTGCAGCTGGGGCAGCTTTATGTCCAGTACCGTATCCACCGTCGCCTTACCATCAACCACCTTCTGCAGTcactcatcatcatcaccatcatcatcatcagagTGAAAGATTAG GTAAAAACTTGACGTTCtccatcaataaaattttgaagcaGGATCTGGTTACTTTTCATGATTCCAATCATCAAAACAGTTGA
- the LOC130677414 gene encoding paired box protein Pax-1 isoform X1, producing MDPIVLENNNGIGQQQQQQQQYGEVNQLGGVFVNGRPLPNAVRLRIVELAQLGIRPCDISRQLRVSHGCVSKILARYHETGSILPGAIGGSKPRVTTPKVVQYIKQLKLKDPGIFAWEIRDRLLSDGVCDKYNVPSVSSISRILRNKVGANSSALHHHPHHPAHHHHHHHIYAAAAAAGAALCPVPYPPSPYHQPPSAVTHHHHHHHHQSERLAYFITASSYPSFDVHSQPHRSYPSSTSPRSPSYLAPGST from the exons aaaacaacAATGGTATCGGacagcagcaacagcaacaacagcaaTATGGTGAAGTAAATCAGCTTGGCGGTGTATTCGTTAACGGCAGACCTTTACCGAATGCTGTGAGACTTAGGATCGTTGAATTGGCACAGCTCGGAATCCGACCCTGTGACATTTCTCGTCAATTGCGCGTTAGTCACGGATGCGTTAGTAAAATTCTAGCTCGTTACCATGAAACAGGAAGTATTTTACCCGGTGCGATCGGTGGGAGTAAGCCCCGTGTAACGACACCAAAAGTTGTTCAAtacataaaacaattaaagttaAAAGATCCCGGAATATTTGCTTGGGAAATAAGAGATCGGCTACTTTCCGATGGTGTTTGTGATAAATACAACGTACCGTCGGTTTCAAGTATCTCAAGAATATTAAGGAATAAAGTAGGAGCTAATTCAAGTGCTCTTCACCATCATCCTCATCATCCGGctcatcatcaccatcatcacCACATATATGCCGCGGCTGCTGCAGCTGGGGCAGCTTTATGTCCAGTACCGTATCCACCGTCGCCTTACCATCAACCACCTTCTGCAGTcactcatcatcatcaccatcatcatcatcagagTGAAAGATTAG CTTATTTTATTACTGCCTCATCATACCCCTCCTTTGATGTTCATTCACAACCCCATCGAAGTTACCCTTCGTCAACGTCGCCCCGATCTCCTTCCTACCTGGCACCAGGATCGACGTGA
- the LOC130677414 gene encoding paired box protein Pax-1 isoform X2, translating into MDPIVLENNNGIGQQQQQQQQYGEVNQLGGVFVNGRPLPNAVRLRIVELAQLGIRPCDISRQLRVSHGCVSKILARYHETGSILPGAIGGSKPRVTTPKVVQYIKQLKLKDPGIFAWEIRDRLLSDGVCDKYNVPSVSSISRILRNKVGANSSALHHHPHHPAHHHHHHHIYAAAAAAGAALCPVPYPPSPYHQPPSAVTHHHHHHHHQSERLGNRVFGSIGSGLVVTGLRSYALGDQAIESQNIS; encoded by the exons aaaacaacAATGGTATCGGacagcagcaacagcaacaacagcaaTATGGTGAAGTAAATCAGCTTGGCGGTGTATTCGTTAACGGCAGACCTTTACCGAATGCTGTGAGACTTAGGATCGTTGAATTGGCACAGCTCGGAATCCGACCCTGTGACATTTCTCGTCAATTGCGCGTTAGTCACGGATGCGTTAGTAAAATTCTAGCTCGTTACCATGAAACAGGAAGTATTTTACCCGGTGCGATCGGTGGGAGTAAGCCCCGTGTAACGACACCAAAAGTTGTTCAAtacataaaacaattaaagttaAAAGATCCCGGAATATTTGCTTGGGAAATAAGAGATCGGCTACTTTCCGATGGTGTTTGTGATAAATACAACGTACCGTCGGTTTCAAGTATCTCAAGAATATTAAGGAATAAAGTAGGAGCTAATTCAAGTGCTCTTCACCATCATCCTCATCATCCGGctcatcatcaccatcatcacCACATATATGCCGCGGCTGCTGCAGCTGGGGCAGCTTTATGTCCAGTACCGTATCCACCGTCGCCTTACCATCAACCACCTTCTGCAGTcactcatcatcatcaccatcatcatcatcagagTGAAAGATTAG GAAACCGAGTGTTTGGTTCAATCGGAAGTGGACTCGTGGTGACTGGGCTCAGATCTTATGCTCTAGGAGACCAAGCAATCGAATCACAAAACATatcttga